Proteins found in one Parasteatoda tepidariorum isolate YZ-2023 chromosome 7, CAS_Ptep_4.0, whole genome shotgun sequence genomic segment:
- the LOC107445519 gene encoding methyl-CpG-binding domain protein 2, with translation MALVECPALPKGWKREEIIRKNGLSSGKIDVYYYSPSGKRFRSKPQLARYLGDAVDLSTFDYRTGKINSLLLRKSKRQRGTQFDYNRGIRNDASLVPPIRQTASIFKQPVTVVKSTDGKVRSDFKHGPQDKPKQLFWEKRLQGLKASDMDEEAFNNFELPKNMKGVGPDLTEETLLRSIATALHVSGQPIVGQTNSRVVLDKNPSVYINPEQPLVQAIVVTEEDIKKQEEKVLLARKKLQECLKELCL, from the exons ATGGCTTTAGTTGAGTGTCCAGCTCTTCCGAAGGGATGGAAACGGGAAGAAATAATTAGAAAGAATGGTCTTTCTTCTGGAAAAATTGATGTTTACTATTATag ccCTTCTGGGAAAAGATTTCGGAGCAAACCTCAGCTAGCCAGATATTTAGGAGATGCTGTTGATCTTAGTACTTTTGATTACAGAACTgggaaaataaattcattacttTTGAGGAAAAGTAAAAGGCAAAGAGGCACTCAATTTGATTATAACCGTGGAATTCGGAATGATGCTTCTTTAGTACCACCGATCAGACAAACTGCATCCATATTTAAGCAACCTGTTACTGTCGTGAAATCAACTGATGGCAAAGTTAGATCTGATTTCAAGCATGGGCCCCAAGATAAAcctaaacag ttattttgggAAAAAAGATTGCAAGGGCTCAAAGCTTCTGACATGGATGAAGAagcattcaataattttgaacttcCCAAGAACATGAAAG gtgTCGGACCTGACCTTACTGAAGAAACCTTGCTTAGAAGCATTGCAACTGCACTACATGTGAGTGGTCAACCAATTGTTGGTCAGACTAACTCAAGAGttgttttagataaaaatcCCAGTGTTTATATTAACCCTGAACAACCCCTAGTTCAG GCTATAGTTGTAACGGAGgaagatataaaaaaacaagaagaaaaagttcTGCTTGCTCGCAAAAAGTTGCAAGAATGTTTGAAAGAACTTTGTCTTTAa